In the genome of Lathyrus oleraceus cultivar Zhongwan6 chromosome 4, CAAS_Psat_ZW6_1.0, whole genome shotgun sequence, the window attctttaTTTGCTACCTATGAAGGTAATCAATAATTGGAAGAAGCTAAAGCAAATCTTCTGGTTCAACAATATGATTTGTTCAGAATGAAAGATGATATGAACATTGAAAGTATGTTCTCAAGATTCTAAGTTCTTGTGTCTGGACTGTAGGTCTTGAGCAAAAGCTACACTACATTagatcatgtcaagaagattcttAGGAGTCCTCCTGCCAAATACAGACCCAAAGTTACTGCTATTTAAGAAGCTAAAGACTTAAACACATTAAGTCTTAAAAGTCTTGTTAGAAATCTCCAAAGCCATTAGATGGAGCTAAATAGAGATGGGCATACAAAGCAATTTAAAACAATTGCTTTAAATATGATGAGAGGCCTAAAAAATCGTCTCAGACTAGGAAGCAAAAAGAAACCACTCATGATGAAGCTTATGATGAAGAATGTGATGATTAAATGGATTTCATCATCAAAAGGTTTCAACATTTGGTCAGGAAGAAGAGTTGATTCTCTGGAAGAAGCAGTGGCTTCAGAGGGTCAAGTTCTAGAAGTGATAAAGATGATTAGAAGGGATGCTTCAACTGTTAGAAGCATGATTATTACATATCTAACTATCCAGATCTGCAAAATGACAAAAGTGAAAAGGAAAGCTTTCAAAGGAACAACTTAAAAAGCAAGTTCAAGATAAGTCTCATGGAAACATGGGAAGAACTTGACAATTAAGAAGAACCCAATCTTGCTTTAATGGCTTCAACATATTCAGATTCAGAATCTGAAGCTGGTTCTGACTCAGATCTAGAGGACACGGAAGGGCTGTTTTCTAAACTCTTTAAATATGATTTAATTACTCTGCGTCAAGATCTTATGGAAATATGTCAGCAGAAAGCCATGCATATGAAAATTTTAAAGAAGAAATATGGTCATGTAAGAGATGAACTAAACTTCTCTAAAGACAAAATTGAAAAACTTGAAAGAGATCAAATTTCTTTAGAAAAGATATGTCTGACAAACCTCTGGATAAGTATGAATcttttcttcaagagtttgtcATATCTGGATACAACAGAACCAAACTTGCTTCAATAATCTATGGAGTAAGCAAGAGCAAATGAGAAGATCTTGATTATCATTAGAAACCTTATAATCCAAGGACTGGTATCTTAATGAAACCTTCAAATCCTTCTTCTTTAATCACTACTCTAAAGGGGTTGAATGCTTACTTTGTGTCTGTTTCTAAAATGGTAAACTTCTGAACCAATTAAAACATGTGATTGATAACTCACAAGATCTAAACAAATCAGAATCTCAGACTCAAATGTCAAAAGTTCTAAGCAAACTTGAACCTAAGACTCTCAAGTCAAAGGTTTTGAAGAATTCAAAACTCAAGGTTGTTAAATCAAAGGTTTCAAGAGGTTCAGAAGTCAAGGTTAGGACTTATCATAGACAAATGTGTGTAAATAAAGAGTTTGGAATGAGTCTAGACCTTATTATAAGGCTAAGGCTTAAATAACGAGGAAGCCTTGAAAAACTAACCTCAAAGGACCCATAAGAGTATGAGTACCAAAGAATGAGATTATGTTTGCTATAGATATGCTAAAGAGAAAAGGCTAAGCAACAACTCTTGTTTCAGGATAGTGGTTGCTTACAACTTACAACAAGAAGAAGGCCTATATTCCAAATCCTAACTCTGAAGGAGGAAGAAAATGTGGAATATGGAAGAAACCAGTAAGACAAGATTATTGGTACTGGGAAGACTGAGGATGCCCTAAATCACTGGTGCTTCAGACTCTTGATACATCTTTGAAATTCATCCAGCTACTATGGAGTCTAAGAGAACTATTGGTGTATTTCTGAAGAGCATTATTGGAACAATGTTGTTCCTAAAAAATAATCCCTATAGCAGATTAGAAGCTACACAAAGAAAGACGTGTCTTTTTTTTATGAAGTAGTTTATAATCCTACTGTTTAAAGTAATTATTATTTATCGAAGAAGAATTACACTTCACTATGTTAATTCTATCTCTATCAGATTGACATAAAATCTTATACTTCACCAATGTCTAAGCATCTTAATTTGTGCTTACATCTAACTGGAGTAGCAAAGTCTGATGATGTCTAGAAGCTACTATGATCAGATGCTCTAAACCAACATATGATGTATAACAGCTTCTGGACCATCTCAGCTTCTAAAACTAAGTTTAAGATTAATTGTGTCTGATATGCACACAAGTGGACAAAACTGTTGTTTCTGCCTTTGGCACCTGTCTGCTTATGTGTCATAAATTTGAAACGTCTTCTGACATGTGGATTGTAACTATTGAGTAAAAACTCCTTAGTTCTTAGCTATTTGTCTTTAATGCATTGTCTCTTGTTTCTTTTTGTATCTATGTTCTGTTTTCTTTAAAATTCCTTTTTCACTCAAAACACTCTATTTATATCAAGAAACGCACACTTCACTCTCTCATTTCCCACACTTTTATTTTCTCTAACCTCATATGAAAAACTACTTTTTCAAAAGAACCCTAAAAACTCTTTCAACAATCGCATTTTCATCATTTGCTTAACATGCACATATGATTGTCGAGTTTGGAAAAAGTATGACTATCAACCCTAAAACCATGGATATCAATAAATATGATTTGAAGCTTTTGGTGGAAAAAAATGTTGACTTCAACTCTTTCAATCAAAATGGGTATGATCATTGGAGCTACTTTAGAGTatacattcttcttcttcttcttcttctcttcttcttcttcttcttcttcttcttcttcttcttcttcttcttaggGAACGTGGGATATTTTGAATTTAGGTTGTGATGCTCTATTGTGAAAGGTACCAAAGTGTGTGTCCATATGCGAGTAGTCACTTGAGATGAATCTTTCCATCTACAAGAGTTCCCGGATGGCATGGATGGTGAATAATAGTCTTGATGTGAGTTTAATTGGCTTTTTATGGAAAAATATCATGATAACGTGATTGTTGAGAGTAATCACGTAATCAGGAATAACCTTTATTCATAATTGTCTTGTTTTTTAGGCTTATGTAAAGTAGTAACTGGGAAAGATGAATCACATAAATATATATTGTGACCCGCGTCTTGACCCATGTAATAGGTGTTTGTCGGGGAAATTTGATCCATCCGGGATGGACAATCGTGACCCGTTTCTTAACCCATGAAAGAGGTATTTTTTGAGGAAAGTATTTCGATTAATGTAGGAAGCTTGTGACCCGTACCTTGGCCCATGTGAGAGGCGGTTTCCATGGAAAAACATTCCTCACTAAGCGAACATACGTGGCCCGTTCCATTTTCCTATACGTAGGATAAGTCGGGGAAAGATGTTCAACGTGACAGAGATTCGTGACCCGTTTCATTTCTTCATACGTGGGATAGGCCGAGGAAAGATACTTTGTTGTTCATATTCCTGAGTAGTGGTTTATTGGGTCATTTGAACCCGAGTTCATTTTGTTTCCATACTAAGCGATATCACATAAATAGTCAAGCTTTTATTCTATCCTATGAATGTATACACGTCGGATAAAGTTAAACATTTTAAGTTAGAGTATCGCATAGAAATCTTGTAGAGCAGAATGAACCCATAAGATAGAGAACTCCATTGAGATTTAGTACTCTCACCCGAATCATGTTTATTTCTATAGGAGCTAGAGAATTGACAAGAAGGCTACAGATCGAAGTCTCTGATGTCCGATGGATATGTTCCACTGTGCCtttttgtttatttcatttaaGACATCTGATGTATTAAATCTTAATCTAATACAATTTTAGATGTCATTTAGACGATATTTGTTTaagtaccaaaatttaacaccTTACGTAATACGATTCTAGATAATATTATATGGGGTGTTACATTTATAATAAAGCATAAACAAACAATAATACCCTTAACTTAATTATAGTGAAAATCTATTGCACATTATATAACATTAAAAGATTTAGTAGTTAGTATAAGTCATGATGTTTATGGTTAATAAGTGTATATGTTAAGTGTTGGTAGTATTAAGCTTATAGAGCCTTGAAAGTGTGAATATTCTAACTAACAGTGTTGATATTCTAACTAACCAATGAACTTAGAAGTGGTCTGATCAGCTAtcattatttttaaatataacttcttatttatttattttaaaaataaaataaaaaataaatttagacATGAAATGGAATTTGATCCAAATCCAAGTATAGTTTACTAACTAGCCTTATCCCATGCCATCTCTGGGTGGTGTGCACAGAAACAACAAGAGTAGTACCATTCCATTCTATTCAAACAAAAATTCATTCTTTCATAATCAAATTGGTATTCCACTTTTCAAACTCTCCATTCTACAAAATGGTTTCAATTTCAAACTCAATTCTAGTTGCTTCTTCTCTCTATTCACCATCACTTCTACCTCGCACCCATAAACTTTCTTTCTCAACAACCTTCTCAAATCAAATCCCGGCATTTCTTCCTCACCATTACCGTATCAATTCTCAAAGGGGTTTTTCATCTGTTTGCTTCTTCAATGCTAGAGACGATTCTGACACCAAACTTCAGAACAAGGTTGCTCCTTTTTCAAAACCCACTTTGTTATTTCTTATTTTTAGTTTTTGTTGCTGCCCTTGAGTTTCCATGAGTATTGTATGTTTGGATTTATGAAAAGGGATAAAATTAAACCAAAACATACGATGGTAATATAATTCCATTTCATGAGTGAATTTGAGTCTAATACAGTAACACCAATAGACTATAATTAGAGAGGTTTTTTTGGTGTTTAGTTTTGTTTGCAAACATAGACACCAGAAACACGACACTGACACGTCGATATCGGTAATAATTtgaataaatgaataaattaatGGTAATCACAAATATCGGTGTTGGTGTCGGACATGAACATTGACTTTTTTTCCAGAGGTGTCGGTGATATAATATAGATAATTGAATTGCATTGTTCTTCTTTCAGGACTCTCGATCGGAATGGCCTATTCTTAGAAGATGGGAGGTGCCTTGGGAGTGGCAAACAGTTTCATTAACCTCTCTTGCTTGTGGATTGGGGTGTGTTTTAAATAGCTGTTATATATTCATAAATGTTTCATGTAGTATGTAGTAATGCAAATATGCTTGAGCAATAATATCAAATAGCGGCTATTTAGAATAAAGTGTTGTTAAATAGAGGCTATAGCGTCGGAATTTGAACAAACCACTAGTTTATGCGACTTGCGGCTGAGAGTAGTGCACTTGGGAGAATGTCATTTAAAAACTTATTACTTATAACCTTCATTTGTTGTGTTCCTTCGCATGGATTTTGCATCTTATAATTAACTTCTATGTTCATAAACTTGAGCCGTGAATTTATTCCCAGGCAGTTTTGTATTGACAGGTTTGGTTGAGGCAACGGCTCTACCATATCTAGGGATTCGACCTGATGCACTAACTTTAGATGAAAAGGCAGAGTTACTCTTTTTAGATCAGGGGTATGTATGCCAATTCATTCGACTCGACTATTGTAATTCTTTATGTTGGTTGGAAAACTGTGAAACAACTTGCACTTTTATGGTTTTTCTTCATTTGTGTCATTGACTTGTTAGGAATATGGGAAGTTAAcattttgttattattatttgGCAGCATCACAACTGCTGCTGTACTTGGAATCATATATAGTGTTTTCAGCACTTACCAGCCACTCCCTGAAGGCTTCTTCAAATATGGTAATTATGATTTAAGAACATTTCAAGTATTAATGATTGGCGCGTACCCTTAAAACTACTAAGGAAGTATTAATAATTTAATGAAGTTCACTTTGCAACTTGTTGGTTTAGTGTTCGGTTTGCAACTGGcttatatttagaagaattagAATATGTTATGTGTGGATACTTATTTTGATTCGATGGTAAAAACTTTGTTGCAGATTTGAGGGAACCTTTTAATCTTCAAAAGGGTTGGCTTTTGTGGGCTGGAGTTGGACTTGTTGGTGCCCTAGTTTCCATTGGATTGACAGGAGTTGCCGTGTCCTTCTTTAGTGGAGAAACCCCACAAAGAGAGGTTAATAGTTTATTTTTGATCATTCCCGGGCAGATATGTTAATGTTGTTCTTATTTTCTATAAGTTTAAATGTTTTCATAATAGTCTGCCAGGAGGAAATTTAGGTTCACCATTTCTCAAAGATCAGTATAGATTTCATATTTACTTTGTTGGAAATTCCATCATAATTGACGTCCATTCCTAACCACCCCCTATTTGCAAGTAAATTTTGGCTGCCTTCCATGCCTTCATTGTCCTAGGTATTGTGACGGGAGTTTAGTCCCACTTCTCCCAAAAATATAGCCTCTGTAGTGCTTATAAGAGTTGACACTCTTCACATTACAAGTTGATTTTGTGGGATTGAGTTAGCCCAAAATCTAAGATGGTAAAAGAGTTTAGAACAGAGGAAAGGTAGAGAATAATAGCATACCTAGCTACTGCCCCATACACTCCTATTTATATGGGGAATAATAACAACtaactcctatttatttggaaataCTAACAAACTAACTAAGACTCCTCTTCCCAGGTAGCATCTCCAACATTCATCCCTTCCCATTGAA includes:
- the LOC127075263 gene encoding uncharacterized protein LOC127075263 → MVSISNSILVASSLYSPSLLPRTHKLSFSTTFSNQIPAFLPHHYRINSQRGFSSVCFFNARDDSDTKLQNKDSRSEWPILRRWEVPWEWQTVSLTSLACGLGFVLTGLVEATALPYLGIRPDALTLDEKAELLFLDQGITTAAVLGIIYSVFSTYQPLPEGFFKYDLREPFNLQKGWLLWAGVGLVGALVSIGLTGVAVSFFSGETPQRETDALVRLLPLIGSSSVSTACLVGITGVFAPLLEETVFRGFFMTSLTKWVPTPVAIILSAAVFALAHLTPGEFPQLFVLGSALGISYAQTRNLLTPITIHAFWNSGVILFLTFLQLQGYDIKELLQTS